The following are from one region of the Rosistilla carotiformis genome:
- a CDS encoding Na(+)/H(+) antiporter subunit D has protein sequence MIMIANLPPGLIMILGALVLPFVARRLQAYGVLALSVISLGLFLLTPAGEHGNIALFNTTLNMVRIDSLSRIFGIVFHIAAIVSSIYALHVRDPRQHIAALVYAGGAIGACCAGDLITLFVFWELTALSSVFLIWASDSERSYRSGMRYLIIQVASGVLLLSGAIIHYVQSGSLAFDSFVVEGQPLGLAATLILLALGIKCAFPLLHNWLQDSYPEATATGTVFLSAFTTKLAVYSLIRGFAGLDLLIPIGCAMTLFPIVFAVIENDLRRVLAYSLNNQLGFMVVGVGIGTELAINGTVAHAFCHIIYKSLLFMSMGAVLYRVGTTKATELGGLHKSMPWTTLFCIIGAGAISGFPLLSGFISKSMIISAAAEQHQFWVWIVLLIASAGVMEHSGIKIPFFAFFSHDSGKRVEEAPWNMLTAMAIAAFFCVGLGIAYPLLYRMLPYTVDYHPYTVTHVVTQMQLLLFALLAFVVLMKSGLYPAEQRSTNLDTDWIYRRLLPACIRGLRTVYDVVNDAFRSDMVVIVHGIMDFTRSTFNERGILGRTWSSSTMTLWATLLLAVCLLLYYL, from the coding sequence ATTATTATGATCGCTAACCTACCTCCTGGCTTGATCATGATTCTGGGCGCGTTGGTGTTGCCCTTCGTCGCTCGTCGGCTGCAAGCCTACGGCGTCCTGGCCCTTTCAGTGATCAGCCTCGGCCTGTTTTTGCTCACTCCCGCGGGCGAACATGGCAACATCGCGTTGTTCAACACGACGCTGAATATGGTTCGGATCGATTCGCTGAGCCGGATCTTTGGGATCGTGTTCCATATCGCCGCGATCGTATCGTCGATCTACGCGCTGCATGTCCGCGATCCGCGACAGCATATCGCCGCGTTGGTCTACGCCGGCGGAGCGATCGGTGCCTGTTGCGCTGGCGACCTGATCACGCTGTTCGTCTTTTGGGAACTGACGGCTCTGTCGAGCGTCTTTCTGATCTGGGCTAGCGACAGCGAGCGATCGTATCGCAGCGGGATGCGTTACCTGATCATTCAAGTCGCCTCGGGCGTGCTTTTGTTGTCCGGAGCGATCATCCACTACGTGCAATCGGGCAGCCTAGCGTTCGACAGTTTTGTCGTCGAAGGGCAACCGTTGGGTTTGGCAGCGACTTTGATCCTGCTGGCGCTAGGTATTAAATGCGCCTTCCCGCTGCTTCACAACTGGTTGCAGGATTCTTATCCCGAAGCGACAGCGACGGGGACGGTTTTCCTGAGCGCATTTACGACGAAGCTGGCCGTATATTCATTGATCCGCGGTTTTGCGGGGCTGGATCTTTTGATCCCGATCGGTTGCGCGATGACGCTCTTCCCGATCGTATTTGCTGTGATCGAAAACGATCTTCGCCGAGTGCTCGCCTACAGTCTGAACAACCAATTGGGGTTCATGGTCGTCGGCGTTGGGATCGGGACCGAACTGGCGATCAACGGCACGGTGGCTCACGCGTTCTGCCACATCATCTACAAATCGCTGCTGTTCATGTCGATGGGAGCTGTGCTGTATCGCGTTGGCACGACGAAGGCTACCGAGTTGGGCGGGCTGCATAAATCGATGCCTTGGACGACGCTCTTCTGCATCATTGGTGCCGGAGCGATTTCGGGGTTCCCGTTGTTGAGCGGGTTTATCAGCAAATCGATGATCATTTCCGCCGCTGCGGAACAGCATCAGTTCTGGGTTTGGATCGTGCTGCTGATCGCATCGGCTGGCGTGATGGAGCACTCGGGAATCAAGATCCCCTTCTTCGCTTTCTTCTCTCACGATTCGGGCAAGCGAGTGGAAGAGGCGCCTTGGAACATGTTAACCGCGATGGCGATTGCCGCCTTCTTCTGCGTCGGCTTGGGAATCGCTTATCCGCTGCTGTACCGGATGCTCCCCTACACTGTCGACTACCATCCCTACACCGTGACGCACGTGGTCACGCAAATGCAGTTGTTGTTGTTCGCACTGCTGGCCTTTGTCGTGTTGATGAAATCGGGGCTGTATCCCGCCGAGCAGCGGTCGACGAATCTTGACACCGACTGGATCTACCGCCGCTTGTTGCCCGCCTGCATCCGCGGCTTGCGAACCGTTTACGATGTCGTCAACGACGCCTTCCGCAGCGACATGGTGGTGATCGTCCACGGCATCATGGACTTCACTCGATCGACGTTCAACGAACGCGGCATCTTGGGCCGAACCTGGTCTAGCAGCACAATGACCCTCTGGGCCACTCTGCTGCTGGCCGTTTGTTTGCTGCTGTATTATCTGTAG
- a CDS encoding type II secretion system F family protein: MPDDPLTKIVEFHKELLSLQRLGLPMELGFVGSPQSLAMQLDQIQRRLALQIERQGDVAQAIASDPDLPKPYRSAISTWVQCEHPTEVLDQLSATATARRDLHGQMGIALVGPLILLVVVYFGLISLCLVVAPRLEDLYAQLWLPVSGSLRLIAMLRDAMPIWVPGCPVVMILAAGWWSLRRGRSRFGWLFGGRRYFKSLQTAAYARHVAALLDVGCSTGKALSSVGPLPLQSPDLGGELATANVYLSTAEEIGQQVPPDDPTIAALPPMLRWALVGKMESYSRSQVLREVAAVYSDAATSQSRRWRVVLPMFLSGGIGGLLVLAYALGLMLPYIDLLSKIATQITE, from the coding sequence ATGCCCGACGACCCGCTGACGAAGATCGTTGAATTCCACAAAGAACTACTCTCGCTGCAGCGGTTGGGGCTGCCAATGGAGTTGGGATTTGTCGGGTCGCCGCAATCCTTGGCGATGCAGTTGGATCAGATTCAACGCCGGCTCGCCCTGCAGATCGAACGGCAAGGAGATGTGGCGCAGGCGATCGCTAGTGATCCCGATCTTCCCAAGCCGTATCGGTCGGCGATCAGTACGTGGGTGCAGTGCGAACATCCGACGGAGGTTCTCGATCAATTGTCGGCAACGGCAACCGCGCGGCGCGATCTGCATGGCCAGATGGGAATTGCTTTGGTCGGTCCGTTGATCCTGCTGGTGGTCGTCTATTTTGGTCTGATCTCGCTCTGCCTGGTCGTCGCGCCGCGGTTGGAAGATCTGTATGCCCAGCTGTGGTTGCCCGTTAGCGGCAGTCTGCGTCTGATTGCGATGCTCCGCGACGCGATGCCGATCTGGGTGCCAGGGTGCCCGGTCGTCATGATCCTTGCAGCTGGATGGTGGAGCCTGCGGCGGGGGCGTTCGCGATTTGGATGGTTGTTCGGCGGGCGACGCTATTTTAAGTCGCTTCAGACGGCAGCTTATGCTCGCCATGTCGCTGCACTACTGGACGTCGGTTGCAGCACTGGCAAAGCATTGTCCAGCGTCGGGCCGCTGCCGTTGCAGAGTCCGGACCTGGGAGGCGAATTGGCGACAGCCAACGTCTACCTGAGCACCGCCGAAGAGATCGGCCAACAAGTTCCTCCGGACGATCCTACCATCGCCGCACTACCGCCGATGCTGCGATGGGCACTGGTCGGAAAGATGGAAAGTTATTCGCGTTCCCAAGTCCTCCGAGAAGTTGCTGCGGTTTACAGCGACGCCGCAACCAGCCAATCGCGTCGCTGGCGTGTTGTGTTGCCGATGTTTCTGAGCGGGGGCATCGGCGGTCTGCTGGTGCTCGCCTATGCATTGGGCCTGATGCTTCCCTACATCGATTTGTTGTCAAAAATCGCGACCCAGATAACGGAGTAG
- a CDS encoding type II secretion system F family protein, which yields MKFPFNQQNFPTAYRLGRALARGVRSAGRLEITGHLPHQRWRLSSRIANEPLAAKQRSLLRILAVAHREGLPTAQWVANLADEHHGRYRRRLLRLARRLQSGSSLVEALEQTPDALSDEMVLAIRFGHQSGTLRATFDQLLATPVDDVGEASPTARYSMFYLVGMMLLYFLVLSFLALRILPTLMHIAEEFEWNPSTAIRTLMAVSRFLEGTFLLWVLLGFAILRLVTSGMMRRFYRRVWASRLLRPVVRLRSAELLRLLSPAVAAGRPLGSALSTLARHHYDRNVRAKLLFARNEVEQGSDPWSALSVAGLLQRDESQALAGSTSNGTRAWLMHRLADRHQRQFGGRVALLLSLLQPAIVLALAGIVAWIGFAFFGFLSGIILMLA from the coding sequence ATGAAATTTCCATTCAACCAGCAGAACTTTCCAACCGCATACCGATTGGGCCGCGCCTTGGCTCGGGGCGTGCGCAGTGCAGGTCGCTTGGAAATCACTGGTCACCTTCCCCACCAGCGTTGGCGGCTGTCGTCGCGAATCGCCAACGAACCGTTGGCGGCAAAGCAACGCTCGCTGCTTCGCATCTTGGCGGTCGCACACCGCGAAGGACTTCCGACTGCCCAATGGGTCGCAAATCTGGCCGATGAACATCACGGTCGCTATCGTCGCCGTCTGCTGCGACTCGCACGCCGTCTTCAATCGGGATCGTCGCTTGTCGAAGCATTGGAACAGACCCCCGATGCGCTCAGCGACGAAATGGTCCTCGCCATTCGCTTTGGCCATCAATCGGGAACGCTTAGGGCGACTTTTGATCAACTACTAGCAACGCCTGTCGACGATGTTGGAGAAGCATCCCCCACGGCTCGATACAGCATGTTTTATTTGGTGGGCATGATGCTGCTGTATTTCTTGGTGCTCAGTTTTTTGGCGTTGCGGATCCTTCCGACATTGATGCATATCGCGGAGGAATTCGAATGGAATCCCTCCACGGCGATACGCACATTGATGGCGGTCAGTCGGTTTTTGGAAGGGACGTTTTTGCTGTGGGTGCTGTTGGGATTTGCCATTCTGCGGTTGGTCACCTCCGGCATGATGCGGCGATTTTATCGACGCGTCTGGGCCTCGCGGCTACTGCGTCCGGTCGTTCGTTTGCGATCAGCAGAGCTGTTGCGGTTGCTGTCGCCGGCGGTTGCCGCGGGACGCCCCTTGGGAAGTGCGTTGTCGACGCTGGCACGCCATCACTACGACCGCAACGTGCGAGCCAAACTGTTGTTCGCCAGGAACGAAGTCGAACAAGGATCCGACCCGTGGAGTGCGTTGTCGGTGGCTGGGCTGTTGCAACGCGATGAGTCTCAGGCGTTGGCCGGTTCGACATCCAATGGAACGCGTGCCTGGTTGATGCATCGTCTTGCCGATCGACATCAGCGCCAGTTCGGAGGTCGTGTCGCGTTGCTGTTGTCGCTGTTGCAACCGGCGATCGTGCTCGCGCTTGCCGGGATCGTGGCTTGGATTGGATTTGCGTTTTTTGGCTTCCTCAGCGGAATCATCCTGATGTTGGCGTGA
- a CDS encoding type II secretion system F family protein, whose product MSTFHNQIRATLEQRDLLIPPLTALAAEMPNSWGQRDVQELIDLLRNETDVQAWLQHPRAAAWLPVIVGGFSPAETPHRIHLLFAQTMRQQQRQQGGGASLLYPFLILALTGVVGLGLSWAIVPTFAAMYRDFDLQLPLPTRFAVSISDRMIQSPLRQLMLAAGMIVLGFAIYRWWLDSPLCSQILSPKGSTRKVQAMAQAVGSVAELINVGASIPEALRISGRGCGHPLYKRELESLATAAENSTGALNQRSEATYFPANLLLALQPNDAGLPNIHLLRELSLLYHERGAQRIDWLRWLVGPLALVAVALVVGFVVIALFMPLISLVTSLG is encoded by the coding sequence ATGTCAACATTTCATAACCAAATCCGAGCGACGCTGGAACAACGCGATCTCCTGATTCCGCCATTGACCGCATTGGCTGCCGAAATGCCAAACAGCTGGGGACAACGCGACGTTCAAGAGTTGATCGACCTGTTGCGAAACGAAACCGACGTCCAGGCATGGCTGCAACATCCGCGAGCTGCCGCTTGGCTGCCAGTGATCGTCGGCGGGTTTAGCCCCGCCGAAACGCCACATCGGATCCATTTATTGTTCGCTCAAACGATGAGGCAACAACAACGTCAGCAAGGAGGCGGAGCGAGTTTGTTGTATCCGTTTTTGATCTTGGCGTTGACGGGAGTCGTTGGACTGGGATTGAGCTGGGCGATCGTCCCAACGTTTGCGGCGATGTACCGCGACTTTGACCTCCAACTTCCCCTGCCAACACGGTTCGCCGTGTCGATCTCCGATCGTATGATTCAATCGCCGCTGCGACAATTGATGCTTGCCGCAGGAATGATCGTGTTGGGCTTTGCGATCTACCGCTGGTGGCTCGATAGTCCGCTCTGTTCTCAAATATTGAGTCCCAAAGGAAGCACGCGGAAGGTACAAGCGATGGCGCAAGCGGTCGGATCGGTTGCGGAACTGATAAACGTTGGCGCGTCAATTCCTGAAGCGTTGCGGATCAGCGGACGTGGCTGCGGGCATCCGTTGTACAAACGCGAACTCGAATCGCTGGCCACCGCGGCGGAAAACTCCACTGGCGCACTGAACCAGCGCAGCGAAGCTACCTATTTCCCCGCCAACTTGTTGCTGGCTCTGCAACCCAACGACGCGGGACTCCCCAACATCCACCTGCTGCGCGAGTTGTCGCTGCTGTATCACGAACGCGGTGCGCAGCGCATCGATTGGTTGCGATGGCTGGTTGGCCCGCTGGCGTTGGTTGCGGTCGCGTTGGTTGTCGGTTTTGTTGTGATCGCTCTGTTTATGCCTTTGATCTCGCTAGTCACGTCGTTGGGATAA
- a CDS encoding PB1 domain-containing protein: MIELVVSATLLVALIGTFAPMSLSSGRMWQQTRHHQLALDELSNQMDRLLALPEDQRGAELDLLEPSAAVQAALPEASLTAAEVSDEDGTRLTVAIDWQRPTPSQPLSLTGWIRGTDDE; this comes from the coding sequence ATGATCGAGCTTGTCGTCTCCGCGACGCTGCTTGTCGCATTGATCGGTACGTTTGCGCCGATGTCGCTGAGCTCCGGACGGATGTGGCAACAGACACGCCATCATCAACTGGCCCTCGACGAACTTTCGAATCAGATGGATCGCTTGCTCGCACTCCCCGAAGACCAACGCGGCGCGGAGCTCGATTTGCTGGAGCCATCGGCTGCTGTTCAAGCCGCGTTGCCCGAAGCCAGCTTGACCGCAGCGGAAGTGAGCGATGAAGACGGCACACGCCTGACGGTCGCAATCGACTGGCAGCGTCCGACGCCCTCGCAACCACTCTCGCTAACAGGATGGATCCGGGGGACCGACGATGAATAA
- a CDS encoding proton-conducting transporter transmembrane domain-containing protein, protein MTPENLLILAMGLPLIGVGLVFLVGKLPNVREAASLTIAIALFGITCLLASHVFAGGRPEWHIGEMIPGFEIAFAVEPLGMLFALVASGLWILTTVYAAGYMRGNHESHQTRFFACFAAAIFAALAAAFSANLFTLFVAYEIMTISTYPLVTHHGTREARNGGRVYLGILLSTSVAFFMFAIAWTSNIAGTLDFRLGGILAEPLADGKITETQLGVLLGLFAFGIGKAALMPFHRWLPAAMVAPTPVSALLHAVAVVKVGVFSVLKVAVFIFGIDLLRTTGVSIWLAYVAAGTLVTASLVAMTKDSLKARLAYSTISQLAYISLGAALATPASVIGGGMHIAMHAVGKITLFFCAGAIYVATHKKNISEMQGLGRQMPFTFAAFLIASLSIIGLPPGGGVWSKWFLAVGTVETQHYLLTAALMISSLLNIAYLIPIPIRAFMAPQETTADPHAAPSGIQEAPWMCVVPLCLTAALSIVLFFTAGSIYEVLLPLVSSQ, encoded by the coding sequence ATGACTCCTGAAAACCTTCTGATCCTGGCGATGGGATTGCCGTTGATCGGCGTCGGCCTGGTCTTCCTGGTTGGCAAGCTGCCGAACGTGCGCGAAGCTGCTTCGCTGACGATCGCGATCGCGCTGTTTGGCATCACCTGCCTGTTGGCATCACACGTTTTTGCCGGCGGACGTCCCGAGTGGCATATCGGTGAAATGATCCCTGGGTTCGAGATCGCTTTTGCGGTTGAACCGCTGGGGATGCTGTTCGCCTTGGTCGCGTCGGGGCTTTGGATTTTGACGACCGTTTATGCCGCGGGCTACATGCGCGGCAACCACGAATCGCATCAGACGCGGTTCTTCGCCTGCTTTGCCGCGGCGATCTTTGCAGCGTTGGCAGCCGCCTTTTCCGCGAACCTGTTCACGCTGTTCGTCGCTTACGAAATCATGACGATCTCCACCTATCCGTTGGTCACGCACCACGGCACCCGCGAGGCTCGTAACGGAGGCCGCGTCTACTTGGGGATCCTGCTTTCGACTTCGGTTGCGTTCTTCATGTTCGCGATCGCTTGGACGTCGAACATCGCCGGCACACTCGACTTTCGACTCGGCGGCATCCTGGCCGAGCCGTTGGCCGATGGGAAGATCACCGAAACACAACTAGGCGTCTTGCTGGGGCTGTTTGCATTTGGAATTGGCAAAGCTGCCTTGATGCCGTTTCACCGTTGGTTGCCCGCGGCGATGGTCGCTCCCACGCCCGTCAGTGCTCTACTGCACGCGGTGGCTGTCGTGAAAGTCGGCGTCTTTTCGGTCCTTAAAGTCGCCGTCTTCATCTTCGGTATCGATCTGCTGCGAACGACAGGCGTCAGCATCTGGCTCGCCTATGTCGCTGCGGGAACGCTGGTGACCGCTTCGCTCGTCGCGATGACGAAGGACAGCCTTAAGGCTCGGCTTGCCTATTCGACGATCAGCCAACTGGCGTACATCTCGCTGGGGGCCGCGTTGGCGACGCCCGCCAGCGTGATCGGCGGAGGGATGCACATCGCGATGCACGCCGTCGGCAAGATCACCTTGTTCTTTTGTGCCGGTGCGATTTACGTGGCGACGCATAAAAAGAACATCAGCGAAATGCAGGGGCTGGGGCGGCAGATGCCCTTCACGTTTGCAGCTTTCCTGATCGCATCGCTCAGCATTATCGGCTTGCCTCCTGGTGGCGGCGTCTGGAGCAAATGGTTCCTCGCGGTTGGCACCGTCGAAACGCAGCACTATTTGCTGACCGCCGCGCTGATGATCAGCTCGCTGTTGAACATCGCCTATCTGATTCCCATTCCGATCCGCGCCTTCATGGCTCCTCAGGAAACGACAGCCGATCCGCACGCGGCCCCCTCCGGGATTCAAGAGGCTCCGTGGATGTGCGTCGTGCCGCTGTGCCTGACCGCGGCGCTTAGCATCGTGCTGTTTTTCACCGCCGGTTCGATTTACGAAGTCTTGCTGCCGCTGGTCTCATCGCAATGA
- a CDS encoding cation:proton antiporter domain-containing protein has protein sequence MADFHLHITGTLGLLLGACLAAGVFADVLHLPKVTAYLLVGLLVGPSLLDWVPQEHLEHFDPMLKLAMAVVLFNLGSEFTFTKFRRIAGHCLVLSAAEISATFGLVLVGLMLFGCGGSMALLLACLAVATAPATTILVLKEFRSEGPVTESTGFLVAINNFACIVLFEFGFLAIQLTQGRLETSLGMQVGNVLMNIAGSIALGVLGGVVVSFGCGLLNIKRWLVLLVATATFLLGVNESLQVPYMLTFFVMGVTVANTSDSKSKIRDELDHLSGLLAVLFFAVHGTELDLNAFFAAGTLGAVYVIFRIVGKYAGVYIAARLTHQSLEVRHWLGSCLFAQAGAAIALSTIAVARSPELGKPVQDIILGSVVLFEIIGPLFIRKSLLETGEVPLAQAINHAPRSPLEQVRSVGDRFRSAVWGTATPNGSMSGVSVNKLVRKTKGIHQSARFDDVIDHIEHSHDNTYPVVDDKMSVVGVIRYPLLSDVMFDLSASQLVRAEDLVSETNVVLYPDDPASRAFELFQAETDDCIPVVTNAAPHELMGVVRRSDIVHALITQRRKKK, from the coding sequence ATGGCAGACTTTCATCTCCACATCACCGGTACGCTGGGACTATTGCTGGGCGCATGCCTTGCTGCGGGGGTTTTTGCCGACGTGCTGCACCTCCCCAAGGTGACAGCCTACCTCCTTGTGGGGCTGCTTGTCGGCCCTAGTTTGCTGGACTGGGTTCCCCAAGAACACCTTGAGCACTTCGACCCGATGCTGAAATTGGCGATGGCGGTCGTCCTGTTCAACCTTGGCAGCGAGTTCACGTTCACTAAGTTTCGCCGCATCGCCGGGCACTGTTTGGTCCTGTCGGCAGCGGAAATCAGCGCCACATTTGGTTTGGTTTTGGTCGGTCTGATGCTGTTTGGCTGTGGCGGGAGCATGGCGCTGCTGCTGGCCTGTTTGGCGGTCGCGACGGCCCCTGCGACCACAATTTTGGTGCTGAAAGAGTTTCGTTCCGAAGGTCCAGTCACCGAAAGCACCGGATTTCTGGTCGCGATCAACAATTTTGCCTGTATCGTTTTATTTGAATTCGGCTTTCTCGCGATCCAACTGACGCAGGGCCGGTTGGAAACATCGCTTGGAATGCAAGTCGGCAATGTGCTGATGAACATCGCCGGATCGATTGCCTTGGGCGTGCTCGGCGGAGTCGTTGTCAGCTTCGGCTGTGGCCTGTTGAACATCAAACGCTGGTTGGTGCTGTTGGTGGCGACGGCGACCTTTCTGTTAGGCGTCAACGAATCGCTCCAGGTCCCTTATATGTTGACCTTCTTTGTGATGGGAGTGACGGTTGCCAATACGTCCGACTCAAAATCAAAGATTCGGGACGAACTGGATCACCTGTCGGGCCTGCTGGCGGTGTTGTTCTTCGCCGTGCATGGAACCGAACTGGACCTGAACGCCTTCTTTGCAGCGGGAACGTTGGGGGCGGTCTACGTAATCTTTCGGATTGTCGGAAAATACGCCGGTGTTTATATCGCCGCGCGGCTGACGCATCAGTCATTGGAGGTGCGGCATTGGCTGGGCAGTTGCCTGTTCGCCCAAGCGGGAGCCGCCATTGCCCTATCGACGATCGCAGTGGCCCGTAGCCCTGAATTGGGAAAACCGGTCCAAGACATCATCTTGGGTTCGGTCGTGCTGTTCGAAATCATCGGCCCGCTGTTCATTCGCAAATCGTTGCTGGAAACAGGCGAGGTCCCGTTGGCGCAAGCAATCAACCACGCCCCCCGGTCCCCACTGGAACAGGTTCGCAGTGTTGGCGACCGCTTTCGATCGGCGGTTTGGGGAACGGCGACGCCCAACGGGTCCATGAGTGGAGTGAGTGTAAATAAGCTGGTTCGCAAGACGAAAGGGATCCATCAATCGGCTCGCTTTGACGACGTGATCGACCACATCGAACACAGCCACGACAATACGTATCCGGTCGTCGACGATAAGATGAGTGTCGTGGGAGTGATTCGCTACCCGCTTTTGAGTGATGTCATGTTCGATCTCAGTGCGTCACAACTGGTCCGAGCAGAAGATTTGGTCAGTGAAACCAACGTCGTCCTCTATCCCGATGATCCCGCCTCGCGTGCCTTCGAGCTCTTTCAAGCCGAAACCGACGACTGCATTCCGGTCGTCACAAACGCGGCACCGCATGAACTGATGGGAGTCGTTCGTCGCAGCGACATCGTTCATGCACTGATCACGCAACGCCGCAAGAAGAAGTAA
- a CDS encoding PulJ/GspJ family protein: protein MNNSTGLPEQTAPIYRNRARVCTGFTLVELVVAMSFGSVLMLLAIGIVHQSLTFSQLGQARADQDRALVRLDRQFRQDVHRSEGFEQSDPQTLQLTIDDSRVVYTFGTHTIQRQTEVNDKQQDRELFELNDRSQIELLTLDAPQRLGIVVRSDPQLHGVAPRTDRQIIAVPGLLRKRMPSPKESPAESADSAVTGDDAQ, encoded by the coding sequence ATGAATAATTCAACAGGCCTACCGGAACAAACCGCTCCGATCTACCGAAACAGAGCTCGCGTTTGCACAGGTTTCACGTTGGTCGAATTGGTTGTCGCGATGTCGTTTGGAAGCGTCTTGATGCTGCTGGCGATCGGAATCGTCCACCAATCACTGACGTTTTCGCAGCTGGGACAAGCGAGAGCCGATCAAGACCGAGCGTTGGTTCGCTTGGACCGCCAATTTCGCCAAGACGTCCATCGCAGCGAAGGGTTCGAACAATCTGATCCGCAGACGCTGCAACTGACCATCGACGACAGCCGCGTTGTCTATACGTTCGGAACCCACACGATCCAACGCCAGACGGAGGTCAACGACAAACAGCAAGACCGCGAGCTGTTTGAATTGAACGATCGATCACAGATCGAACTGTTGACGCTCGACGCGCCCCAGCGATTGGGAATCGTCGTCCGCAGCGATCCCCAACTGCATGGTGTCGCACCGCGAACCGACCGGCAAATCATCGCAGTTCCTGGACTGCTGCGAAAACGGATGCCTTCGCCCAAAGAAAGCCCAGCCGAGTCGGCGGATTCCGCCGTGACAGGAGACGACGCCCAATGA
- a CDS encoding monovalent cation/H+ antiporter subunit D family protein: MIAQNLPVLLIVVPLIAAPLCVLIGNRKLVYLLALAVACAVFAMSVGLMAEVVRSGPIHYNIGNWAPPYGIEYVVDGLSGFVLLFVSAIGAVVLLYAPPSVEAEIPASKHYLFYATYLLCLTGLLGICITGDLFNVFVFLEISSLSSYALISLGRTRRAPLAALQYLIMGTVGATFILIGIGLIYQMTGTLNMADIAQRLPVGLQTRTGLVAFAFLTIGLCIKMAVFPLHTWLPGAYTYAPSVVTCFIAATATKVSVYTFIRIVFGIISPQFAFVELPLAKGLMMMAIVGIFAASLAAIYQQDVKRILAFSSIAQVGYMLLGISISNEAGLSAGIVHMFNHAIIKGGLFMVVGCFTLRLGSSQLSDWRGAGRTMPWTAFAWTVGGLGLIGVPVTAGFVSKWMLLTAVIDSGAWPVGILMLLSSLLALLYIWRVVETLYFNEPTEIAGQATEPPLRMLIPTYLVVGSTLVFGVWTVYSAGLAQFAAIGLLGGTP; this comes from the coding sequence GTGATCGCTCAAAACCTGCCGGTCCTGCTGATCGTGGTACCGTTGATTGCAGCACCGCTGTGCGTGCTGATTGGAAATCGCAAGCTCGTTTATTTACTGGCTCTCGCCGTCGCTTGCGCCGTCTTTGCGATGTCGGTTGGTCTGATGGCCGAGGTCGTTCGATCGGGTCCGATTCACTACAACATCGGCAATTGGGCGCCTCCCTACGGCATCGAATACGTCGTCGATGGGCTCAGCGGATTTGTGCTGCTGTTTGTCTCTGCGATCGGTGCGGTCGTGCTGTTGTACGCGCCGCCAAGTGTGGAAGCCGAGATCCCGGCGTCGAAGCACTATCTGTTTTATGCAACCTATCTGTTGTGCCTGACCGGATTGTTGGGGATCTGCATCACCGGCGATCTTTTTAATGTTTTTGTCTTCTTAGAGATCTCGTCGCTGTCGTCGTACGCATTGATCAGTCTGGGGCGAACCCGCCGCGCGCCGTTGGCCGCGTTGCAATATCTGATCATGGGAACCGTGGGGGCCACGTTTATTCTGATCGGAATCGGGCTGATCTATCAGATGACGGGCACGTTGAATATGGCCGACATCGCCCAGCGGTTGCCGGTTGGTTTGCAAACCCGCACCGGGTTGGTGGCGTTCGCGTTTTTAACGATCGGGCTGTGCATCAAGATGGCGGTCTTTCCGCTGCACACCTGGCTGCCCGGAGCGTACACCTACGCCCCCTCGGTCGTCACCTGCTTTATCGCGGCGACGGCGACCAAAGTCTCGGTCTACACGTTCATTCGCATCGTCTTTGGAATCATCTCGCCGCAGTTTGCGTTTGTCGAATTGCCGTTGGCCAAGGGGCTGATGATGATGGCGATCGTCGGCATCTTCGCCGCCTCCCTCGCTGCGATCTATCAACAAGATGTCAAACGCATCCTCGCTTTCTCCAGTATCGCCCAAGTCGGATACATGTTGTTGGGGATCAGTATCAGCAACGAAGCAGGACTGTCCGCCGGGATCGTCCACATGTTTAACCATGCGATCATCAAAGGTGGTCTGTTTATGGTCGTCGGTTGCTTTACGCTGCGGTTGGGTTCGAGCCAATTGAGCGACTGGCGGGGCGCCGGGCGGACGATGCCTTGGACCGCATTCGCCTGGACCGTCGGCGGCCTCGGTTTGATCGGCGTCCCCGTGACCGCCGGCTTTGTCAGCAAGTGGATGTTGTTGACGGCGGTCATCGATTCGGGAGCTTGGCCGGTCGGCATCTTGATGCTGCTGAGTTCCCTGTTGGCGTTGCTTTATATCTGGCGAGTCGTCGAGACGTTGTACTTTAACGAACCGACGGAGATCGCGGGCCAAGCGACCGAACCGCCGCTGCGAATGTTGATTCCGACCTATCTAGTTGTCGGATCGACGTTGGTCTTTGGCGTTTGGACAGTCTATTCGGCCGGCTTGGCTCAATTTGCTGCGATCGGTTTGTTGGGAGGAACACCCTGA